A single Pirellulales bacterium DNA region contains:
- a CDS encoding TIGR00266 family protein — MRGPARPPEPPRSRSADEIDYEIYGQEMQYVEVTLDPGEMVIAEPGAMMYMSSGIQMETLFGDPGNKGGFWSKMMTAGKRALTGESLFITSFSNGSHEREHVAFAAPYPGKILPLHLDQLGGELICQKESFICAARGIQINIAFQKRFGVGLFGGEGFIMQRLQGDGIAMVHAGGTLMQRTLAAGEMLKVDTGCLVALAPSVDYDIQLVGGVKNTLFGGEGLFLATLTGPGDIWLQSLPFSRLAGRVLAAAPERGGGRDEGSVLGGLGRLLDGDNR; from the coding sequence CTGCGCGGGCCTGCCCGCCCGCCCGAGCCTCCCCGTTCGCGTAGTGCCGACGAGATCGACTACGAGATCTACGGCCAGGAAATGCAGTACGTCGAAGTCACGCTCGATCCAGGCGAAATGGTGATCGCCGAGCCGGGCGCGATGATGTACATGTCGTCTGGGATTCAGATGGAGACTTTGTTTGGCGACCCTGGCAACAAAGGGGGTTTCTGGTCGAAAATGATGACCGCCGGCAAGCGCGCGCTAACGGGCGAATCGCTCTTCATCACCTCGTTCTCGAACGGATCTCATGAGCGCGAGCATGTGGCCTTTGCGGCGCCCTATCCGGGCAAGATTCTGCCGCTGCACCTCGATCAGCTAGGGGGCGAGCTGATCTGCCAGAAGGAATCGTTCATCTGCGCGGCCCGCGGCATTCAAATCAATATCGCCTTTCAAAAGCGATTCGGCGTCGGCCTGTTTGGCGGCGAAGGATTCATCATGCAGCGATTGCAGGGGGACGGCATTGCCATGGTTCACGCCGGCGGAACGTTGATGCAGCGCACGCTGGCGGCAGGCGAAATGCTGAAAGTCGACACCGGTTGCCTCGTGGCGCTGGCACCCTCGGTGGACTACGACATTCAATTGGTCGGCGGCGTTAAGAACACTCTCTTCGGGGGCGAGGGACTGTTCCTGGCGACCCTGACCGGTCCCGGCGACATCTGGCTGCAATCGTTGCCGTTCTCACGCCTGGCCGGCCGGGTTCTGGCAGCCGCACCTGAGCGCGGCGGAGGCCGCGACGAAGGTTCTGTATTGGGGGGACTGGGTCGTCTGCTAGACGGCGATAACCGCTGA